The Girardinichthys multiradiatus isolate DD_20200921_A chromosome 6, DD_fGirMul_XY1, whole genome shotgun sequence genome window below encodes:
- the LOC124870404 gene encoding acyl-coenzyme A thioesterase 2, mitochondrial-like encodes MSAQIRLRLLPSARCLFDEPIQVKVAGLRSKQLVTLRARSTDERGVLFNSSASYRADGRGEIDLNRDPSLSGNYVGVDPMGLLRSLKADDLHKYFYKNKALEPFMVNFSVHEEEGRMLAEATNERLLMGDGVRRVPVKEGNVQGVLFTPPGEGPFPAVLDLCTFMSEKRASLLANKGFVVLALPVFIHKPNLERMNLDDFEEALQFLQSQPKVSSKGVGVISRSKGGDIALSLAAFVPGVEAVVWINGCSANIGIPLYYKEREILSPLMFNFGKVVPTESGANIIKYAVNNPLAEENKGSVVPIEQADGHFLFVASEDDLNWDSKGYLDDMVGRLKHHGKKNFENITYPAAGHLLEPPYGPHCPSALHGMLRFPVVWGGEPRAHAAAELHLWQKIQDFLRTRLSNNAAQTTSKL; translated from the exons ATGTCAGCCCAAATCAGGCTGAGGCTGCTGCCCAGCGCCAGGTGTTTATTCGACGAGCCCATTCAGGTGAAGGTGGCCGGACTGAGGTCCAAGCAGTTGGTCACTTTGAGAGCCAGATCCACTGACGAGAGAGGAGTGTTGTTTAATTCCTCGGCCAGCTACAGGGCCGATGGCAGAGGGGAGATTGACCTGAACAGAGACCCCTCGCTCAGTGGAAACTACGTTGGTGTTGACCCCATGGGTCTGCTCAGGTCGCTGAAGGCAGATGACTTGCACAAATACTTTTATAAGAATAAAGCGTTAGAACCTTTCATGGTGAATTTCTCTGTGCACGAGGAGGAGGGCAGGATGCTGGCAGAGGCGACCAATGAGAGGCTTCTGATGGGTGACGGGGTCAGGCGAGTTCCTGTCAAAGAGGGCAATGTTCAAGGAGTCCTCTTTACTCCTCCAG GGGAGGGTCCGTTTCCTGCTGTTTTGGATCTGTGCACCTTCATGTCAGAGAAAAGAGCCTCTCTGCTGGCAAACAAAGGCTTTGTAGTTCTTGCTTTACCCGTTTTCATTCACAAACCCAATCTAGAAAGGATGAACCTGGATGACTTTGAAGAAGCGCTGCAGTTCTTGCAAAGCCAGCCTAAG GTGAGCAGTAAAGGAGTTGGAGTAATATCCCGATCAAAGGGGGGCGACATTGCTCTTTCACTTGCTGCTTTTGTGCCAGGAGTTGAAGCTGTGGTGTGGATTAACGGCTGCAGCGCCAACATCGGCATTCCCCTCTACTATAAGGAGCGGGAGATCCTCTCACCGCTGATGTTTAACTTCGGTAAGGTGGTTCCCACTGAGTCTGGAGCTAACATCATCAAGTACGCTGTTAATAACCCACTAGCTGAGGAGAACAAGGGTAGTGTTGTTCCCATTGAACAAGCTGATggacattttctctttgtggCCTCTGAGGATGACCTCAACTGGGACAGCAAGGGCTACCTGGATGACATGGTGGGTCGACTGAAGCATCATGGGAAGAAGAACTTTGAGAACATAACTTACCCTGCAGCTGGACATTTACTGGAGCCACCTTATGGGCCACACTGCCCCTCTGCTTTACATGGAATGCTCAGGTTTCCAGTGGTGTGGGGTGGAGAGCCTCGAGCTCACGCTGCAGCTGAGCTCCACCTGTGGCAGAAGATCCAGGATTTCTTAAGAACTCGCCTGAGCAACAATGCTGCACAGACTACATCCAAATTATAG
- the LOC124870403 gene encoding acyl-coenzyme A thioesterase 2, mitochondrial-like — MSNQVRLRLLPSARCLFDEPVQVKVAGLRPKQVVTMRATSTDEKGVVFSSTATYRANNSGDIDLIRDASLSGSYVGVEPMGLLWSMRPNVLHKRFQKTNSLNPYVVKFSVHEDEGKMLAEATNQRYLMRDGVSRVPVKEGNIRGVLFTPPGEGPFPAVLDLYTFGPGLSEKRAALLASRGFMALTVALYGYDDLPKSIEEVHLDYFEETIEFLKNQKKVGSGGVGVLSISKSGDLALSIASYLAGVQAVVSINGCSANAALLLHYKKRQLLPALKFDFNKLIATESGAIITKYAMHDPLAEENKATLVPIERAGGHFLFIASEDDLNWDSKAYMDGMVDRLKRHGKENFESVSYAGAGHYLEPPYGPYCPSSFHGVVGRPVLWGGEPRTHAAAEVHLWRKIQQFFRTHLTCDRTQTKSRL, encoded by the exons ATGTCCAATCAAGTCAGGCTAAGGCTGCTGCCCAGTGCCAGGTGTCTGTTCGATGAGCCCGTCCAGGTGAAGGTGGCTGGGCTGAGGCCCAAGCAGGTGGTCACCATGAGAGCCACATCCACAGATGAGAAGGGAGTAGTTTTCAGCTCCACAGCCACCTACAGGGCAAATAACAGCGGGGACATTGACTTGATCAGAGACGCCTCTCTCAGTGGGAGCTACGTCGGGGTTGAACCCATGGGTCTGCTGTGGTCCATGAGGCCAAATGTCCTGCACAAAAGGTTTCAAAAGACAAACTCCTTAAACCCTTATGTGGTGAAATTCTCTGTGCATGAAGACGAGGGCAAGATGCTGGCAGAGGCGACCAATCAGAGGTATCTGATGAGAGACGGGGTCAGCCGGGTTCCGGTCAAAGAGGGGAATATTCGCGGTGTCCTTTTTACTCCCCCAG GAGAAGGGCCATTCCCTGCTGTGTTGGATCTGTACACGTTTGGTCCAGGTCTGTCGGAGAAAAGGGCCGCTCTGCTGGCCAGCCGTGGATTTATGGCTCTGACTGTGGCTCTGTACGGTTACGATGACCTGCCCAAGAGCATTGAAGAAGTCCATTTGGATTATTTTGAAGAAACAATAGAATTTCTAAAGAACCAAAAAAAG GTGGGCAGTGGAGGAGTTGGTGTTTTATCCATTTCTAAAAGTGGAGATCTTGCTTTGTCAATTGCATCTTACCTAGCAGGAGTTCAGGCCGTCGTCTCGATCAACGGCTGCTCCGCTAATGCAGCTTTACTTCTGCACTATAAGAAAAGACAGCTTCTTCCAGCATTAAAGTTTGACTTTAACAAATTGATTGCCACCGAGTCAGGAGCCATTATAACCAAATATGCCATGCATGATCCTCTGGCAGAGGAAAACAAGGCAACCCTGGTGCCTATTGAACGAGCAGGTGGACATTTCCTTTTTATAGCTTCAGAGGATGATCTCAACTGGGACAGCAAGGCCTACATGGACGGGATGGTGGACAGACTGAAGCGTCATGGGAAGGAGAACTTTGAGAGTGTGAGCTATGCTGGAGCCGGACACTATTTAGAGCCCCCGTATGGACCGTATTGCCCCTCCAGCTTCCATGGAGTTGTGGGTAGGCCGGTTCTGTGGGGGGGTGAGCCCAGGACCCACGCTGCAGCTGAAGTCCACTTGTGGAGAAAGATCCAACAGTTCTTCAGAACTCACTTAACCTGTGACAGAACTCAAACTAAATCCAGGTTATAG
- the LOC124869367 gene encoding acyl-coenzyme A thioesterase 2, mitochondrial-like codes for MSAQIRLRLLPSARCLFDEPIQVKVAGLRSKQLVTLRARSTDERGVLFNSSASYRADGRGEIDLNRDPSLSGNYVGVDPMGLLRSLKADDLHKYFYKNKALEPFMVNFSVHEEEGRMLAEATNERLLMGDGVRRVPVKEGNVQGVLFTPPGEGPFPAVLDLCTFMSEKRASLLANKGFVVLALPVFIHKPNLERMNLDDFEEALQFLQSQPKVSSKGVGVISRSKGGDIALSLAAFVPGVEAVVWINGCSANIGIPLYYKEREILSPLMFNFGKVVPTESGANIIKYAVNNPLAEENKGSVVPIEQADGHFLFVASEDDLNWDSKGYLDDMVGRLKHHGKKNFENITYPAAGHLLEPPYGPHCPSALHGMLRFPVVWGGEPRAHAAAELHLWQKIQDFLRTHLSNNAAQTTSKL; via the exons ATGTCAGCCCAAATCAGGCTGAGGCTGCTGCCCAGCGCCAGGTGTTTATTCGACGAGCCCATTCAGGTGAAGGTGGCCGGACTGAGGTCCAAGCAGTTGGTCACTTTGAGAGCCAGATCCACTGACGAGAGAGGAGTGTTGTTTAATTCCTCGGCCAGCTACAGGGCCGATGGCAGAGGGGAGATTGACCTGAACAGAGACCCCTCGCTCAGTGGAAACTACGTTGGTGTTGACCCCATGGGTCTGCTCAGGTCGCTGAAGGCAGATGACTTGCACAAATACTTTTATAAGAATAAAGCGTTAGAACCTTTCATGGTGAATTTCTCTGTGCACGAGGAGGAGGGCAGGATGCTGGCAGAGGCGACCAATGAGAGGCTTCTGATGGGTGACGGGGTCAGGCGAGTTCCTGTCAAAGAGGGCAATGTTCAAGGAGTCCTCTTTACTCCTCCAG GGGAGGGTCCGTTTCCTGCTGTTTTGGATCTGTGCACCTTCATGTCAGAGAAAAGAGCCTCTCTGCTGGCAAACAAAGGCTTTGTAGTTCTTGCTTTACCCGTTTTCATTCACAAACCCAATCTAGAAAGGATGAACCTGGATGACTTTGAAGAAGCGCTGCAGTTCTTGCAAAGCCAGCCTAAG GTGAGCAGTAAAGGAGTTGGAGTAATATCGCGATCAAAGGGGGGCGACATTGCTCTTTCACTTGCTGCTTTTGTGCCAGGAGTTGAAGCTGTGGTGTGGATTAACGGCTGCAGCGCCAACATCGGCATTCCCCTCTACTATAAGGAGCGGGAGATCCTCTCACCGCTGATGTTTAACTTCGGTAAGGTGGTTCCCACTGAGTCTGGAGCTAACATCATCAAGTACGCTGTTAATAACCCACTAGCTGAGGAGAACAAGGGTAGTGTTGTTCCCATTGAACAAGCTGATggacattttctctttgtggCCTCTGAGGATGACCTCAACTGGGACAGCAAGGGCTACCTGGATGACATGGTGGGTCGACTGAAGCATCATGGGAAGAAGAACTTTGAGAACATAACTTACCCTGCAGCTGGACATTTACTGGAGCCACCTTATGGGCCACACTGCCCCTCTGCTTTACATGGAATGCTCAGGTTTCCAGTGGTGTGGGGTGGAGAGCCTCGAGCTCACGCTGCAGCTGAGCTCCACCTGTGGCAGAAGATCCAGGATTTCTTAAGAACTCACCTGAGCAACAATGCAGCACAGACTACATCCAAATTATAG
- the LOC124869528 gene encoding acyl-coenzyme A thioesterase 2, mitochondrial-like produces the protein MSAQIRLRLLPSARCLFDEPIQVKVAGLRSKQLVTLRARSTDERGVLFNSSASYRADGRGEIDLNRDPSLSGNYVGVDPMGLLRSLKADDLHKYFYKNKALEPFMVNFSVHEEEGRMLAEATNERLLMGDGVRRVPVKEGNVQGVLFTPPGEGPFPAVLDLCTFMSEKRASLLANKGFVVLALPVFIHKPNLERMNLDDFEEALQFLQSQPKVSSKGVGVISRSKGGDIALSLAAFVPGVEAVVWINGCSANIGIPLYYKEREILSPLMFNFGKVVPTESGANIIKYAVNNPLAEENKGSVVPIEQADGHFLFVASEDDLNWDSKGYLDDMVGRLKHHGKKNFENITYPAAGHLLEPPYGPHCPSALHGMLRFPVVWGGEPRAHAAAELHLWQKIQDFLRTHLSNNAAQTTSKL, from the exons ATGTCAGCCCAAATCAGGCTGAGGCTGCTGCCCAGCGCCAGGTGTTTATTCGACGAGCCCATTCAGGTGAAGGTGGCCGGACTGAGGTCCAAGCAGTTGGTCACTTTGAGAGCCAGATCCACTGACGAGAGAGGAGTGTTGTTTAATTCCTCGGCCAGCTACAGGGCCGATGGCAGAGGGGAGATTGACCTGAACAGAGACCCCTCGCTCAGTGGAAACTACGTTGGTGTTGACCCCATGGGTCTGCTCAGGTCGCTGAAGGCAGATGACTTGCACAAATACTTTTATAAGAATAAAGCGTTAGAACCTTTCATGGTGAATTTCTCTGTGCACGAGGAGGAGGGCAGGATGCTGGCAGAGGCGACCAATGAGAGGCTTCTGATGGGTGACGGGGTCAGGCGAGTTCCTGTCAAAGAGGGCAATGTTCAAGGAGTCCTCTTTACTCCTCCAG GGGAGGGTCCGTTTCCTGCTGTTTTGGATCTGTGCACCTTCATGTCAGAGAAAAGAGCCTCTCTGCTGGCAAACAAAGGCTTTGTAGTTCTTGCTTTACCCGTTTTCATTCACAAACCCAATCTAGAAAGGATGAACCTGGATGACTTTGAAGAAGCGCTGCAGTTCTTGCAAAGCCAGCCTAAG GTGAGCAGTAAAGGAGTTGGAGTAATATCCCGATCAAAGGGGGGCGACATTGCTCTTTCACTTGCTGCTTTTGTGCCAGGAGTTGAAGCTGTGGTGTGGATTAACGGCTGCAGCGCCAACATCGGCATTCCCCTCTACTATAAGGAGCGGGAGATCCTCTCACCGCTGATGTTTAACTTCGGTAAGGTGGTTCCCACTGAGTCTGGAGCTAACATCATCAAGTACGCTGTTAATAACCCACTAGCTGAGGAGAACAAGGGTAGTGTTGTTCCCATTGAACAAGCTGATggacattttctctttgtggCCTCTGAGGATGACCTCAACTGGGACAGCAAGGGCTACCTGGATGACATGGTGGGTCGACTGAAGCATCATGGGAAGAAGAACTTTGAGAACATAACTTACCCTGCAGCTGGACATTTACTGGAGCCACCTTATGGGCCACACTGCCCCTCTGCTTTACATGGAATGCTCAGGTTTCCAGTGGTGTGGGGTGGAGAGCCTCGAGCTCACGCTGCAGCTGAGCTCCACCTGTGGCAGAAGATCCAGGATTTCTTAAGAACTCACCTGAGCAACAATGCAGCACAGACTACATCCAAATTATAG